A single window of Psychrobacter raelei DNA harbors:
- a CDS encoding homoserine kinase produces the protein MSVYTHLSEDQFAAFCQAFGVSFAKAIPITQGIKNSNWFIQTTEDADGEYSYVFTLFEERPPADITKMATILNRLKGTLPVAAPLAKKARKADGSADYLIQYENKAITLVPCLSGGHPDKTTPSMCYSMGQALATLHNTLQSLTPAEDYGVPLYPWHQVRDREIKFMPADEARLMQDIWQSYESLPLESLPKGLCHLDMFADNTLWNLTSGKEELTGLLDFTEVSVEHYVMDIAITINDFCTTWGVAGDGESVNFDTQKMQAFIEGYQSARPLSTAEQQALPIMLAMAAVTFWLLRLNVIYYNREQGRTGDNIMVKNPDLMKRLAAYHWNQVEKLRAQQQTVYVLQHACFEADNRDKDATGFKLIGVFAAQQQAEAAIEQLKDQPGFKDYPNGFFIDAYPLGQINFTSGFDKP, from the coding sequence ATGTCTGTTTATACTCATCTTTCAGAAGACCAATTTGCTGCTTTTTGCCAAGCTTTCGGCGTATCTTTTGCTAAAGCCATTCCCATTACCCAAGGCATTAAAAACTCAAACTGGTTCATTCAGACCACAGAGGATGCAGACGGTGAATACTCTTATGTCTTTACCTTATTTGAGGAGCGTCCACCAGCTGATATCACCAAAATGGCCACCATTTTAAACCGCTTAAAAGGCACTTTGCCTGTCGCAGCACCTTTGGCCAAAAAAGCCCGAAAAGCTGATGGCTCAGCCGACTATCTGATTCAATACGAAAATAAAGCCATTACCTTAGTGCCTTGCCTATCAGGTGGTCATCCGGACAAGACCACACCCAGCATGTGTTACAGCATGGGACAAGCACTAGCGACCTTACACAACACGCTACAAAGTCTCACGCCAGCCGAAGATTACGGGGTACCGTTATACCCTTGGCATCAGGTGCGTGATCGTGAAATCAAATTTATGCCCGCTGATGAAGCACGGCTTATGCAAGACATCTGGCAAAGCTATGAATCGCTGCCTTTAGAGTCTTTGCCCAAAGGTTTGTGCCACTTAGATATGTTCGCTGATAACACCTTGTGGAACCTAACCTCTGGCAAAGAAGAGCTGACCGGATTACTTGACTTTACTGAAGTGAGTGTTGAGCATTATGTGATGGATATTGCCATTACGATCAACGACTTCTGTACGACTTGGGGCGTGGCCGGTGATGGCGAATCGGTGAATTTTGACACTCAAAAAATGCAGGCTTTTATTGAAGGCTATCAAAGTGCTCGTCCTCTGAGCACCGCTGAGCAGCAAGCGCTGCCCATCATGTTGGCCATGGCAGCCGTTACCTTCTGGCTACTGCGCTTGAATGTCATATATTACAACCGTGAACAAGGTCGAACCGGCGATAATATCATGGTCAAAAACCCAGACCTGATGAAACGCTTGGCCGCTTATCACTGGAATCAAGTTGAGAAATTACGAGCCCAGCAGCAAACAGTTTATGTATTACAACATGCTTGTTTTGAGGCAGATAACCGTGACAAGGATGCTACTGGCTTTAAACTTATTGGTGTTTTTGCAGCTCAGCAGCAAGCCGAGGCGGCTATTGAACAGCTCAAAGACCAGCCTGGCTTTAAAGATTATCCCAATGGCTTTTTTATAGACGCCTATCCTTTAGGTCAGATCAATTTCACCTCAGGATTCGATAAGCCATAA